In Gimesia panareensis, the genomic window GCGGCGACTTCGGGGTTCATCAACAAAACAAACGACCACAAAGCCATCGTCGTTTTCACAGATGGAGAAGACCAGGAGAGCAAGCCCCTGGAAGCGGCTCAAGAGGCCTTCACAAAACAGGGGATCCGCATCTTCACCGTGGGTCTGGGAGACATGGACCAGGGAGCGCGTATCCCGGAAACTGAACAAGGCAATCAGAAATTTGTTGAGTATGAGGGTCAACAGGTCTGGTCAAAAATGAACGGTACCATCCTCAGACAGATTGCCACAGACAGTAACGGCGCATACATTCCCGCCGGCACCAAACGGGTCGACATGGCTGCCGTCTATCACAACTACGTGTCGAATATCGAACAGACCGAGTTTGAAACAGCAACCATTAGTTCCTACACACCACGTTTTCAATGGTTTGCACTGCCGGCCTGCCTGCTCCTGTTACTGGAAGTGCTCATCTCGACAGCCCGGCGAACGGTGAAGTCATCAACTTCCATGCCGACTCCAGACAAGCAGAAAAACTCGAAGATGAAAAACAGCTCGGTCCCTAAAAGTGCGGTGGCTGCCCTGCTGGTCGTGGTCACGCTGTTGATGTCGACAGGCAGACTCAGCGCCGCTGAGACGGGTGTTCCTGCTGAACAGCTCAGTGCAAAGCAGATCAACAGGGCCAATCAACTCGTGAGAGAGGGAGAGTTTGCTAAAGCGCTTGAGCAATATCAACAGATTGAACCAACTCCCCACGACCAGGCAGAATTGAATTATAACGAAGCGGTCACACTGTACCGTCAGGGAAATACGGAACAGGCCGCAGAGATGTTTACTTCAGTCGCAGGTGATGCTGATACCAGTATCGCAGCCCGCGCGCGATATAACCTCGGAAACTGTCACTACGCAACGGGTCTGAAACTCGCGAAACAGGACAAGCCCGCCGCAATAGAACAATTGAAAACCGCCATTGAGCATTACCGCGGTGCCTTACGAGGAAACCCGGATCACACCGATGCCCGCGCCAACATTGAGCTCGCCGCTCAGTTGATCAAAGATCTGCAAGAACAACAGAAAAAAGAAGAACAACAACAGCAGGATCAGCAGCAGGATCAGCAGCAGGATCAGCAGCAGGATCAACAGAAAGATCAACAGAAAGATCAACAGAAAGATCAACAGAAAGATCAACAGAAAGATCAGAAAAAACAAAACGACAACCAGGAACAGAAGTCGGGCGAGCAACAGAAACAGGACCAGCAATCAGAGCAGAATCAAAAACCGTCCGAACAATCCGAGCAACAGAAATCGGATTCCGAACAACAACAACAACAACAACAACAACAACAACAACAACAACAACAGCAAGGATCAAAGGGAGAGTCTCAAGAAAAGTCATCAGAACCGCAACCTGGCGAAGAACAAAACCAGTCAGAGAAATCCGGTTCTGAGAACCAGCAAAGGCAGCCCCAGTCACAACCATCAAAAGGGGCTGAACAGACGCCACAGACTCCTGAACCAGGCAAGCCTGAAGACGAAACAGATCAAGACAAGCAACCGCTTCCCTCGGGAGAATTGACTGCTGACCAGGCTCCGCCACCAGATGAGAATTCGAAAAGTGAATACGCAATCGCTGATCCGAATGCGAAACCCGGTTTAATGAATAAGGAAGAAGCACTGAAGCTGCTGCAGTCGGTACGCGACCGCAATATGTTGCGTCGATTCCGACAGCAACAACTCGAAAAATCACGACAAATCCACGTTGACCGTAACTGGTAATCTCGACTTTAGATACGGGAAAAATCATGTTTGATTCAAACAATTATCTTCAATCCATCCTGGCCGTCATCATTCTCGGAATGGCAGGTAGTGCTGCGTCTGCTGGTGATGTATCAATGAGTGTCTCTTCTCGCGAAGCCTATGTCGGCTCTCCGATTCAGATGCAGATTTCCATCAACAATGCCAGCGATTACGAACAGCCCGATTTACCACAAATTGACGGTGTCGAAGTGCGTTCAGCCGGAGCACCATCGCAAAGCTCGCAAGTGACGGTCATCAATGGCCGCCGAACCGAGAGCCGGAGTGTGGTTCTGCGTTACCTGATCACGCCGCGTCGTGCCGGTACGTTCGAGATCCCTGCCCTGACATTCAAAGTCGATGGAAAAAACGTAAAAACCGAACCACTCAGGTTTGTCGCCACTAAAAGCGAAACCGGCGATCTGTTGTTTGTAGAGCTGGCAGGAAAAAAAGATAAGGTCTTTGTGGGTCAACCGCTCGAAATGACACTCAGGATTTATATCAAAGCCTATCGCGATCAGGATCACGAGCTCACTCTCTCAGAAGGAGACATGTGGAACATGATTTCAGAGCATACCACGTGGGGTTCTTTTCAGAAACGCATTGAAGAAATGGCAAACAACCGTCAGCGTCCCGGCGGTAAAGAAGTCTTGCGCAAAAACGCTCAAGGGGAAGAACGCGCCTATTACATGTACGAGATTGACGCCCAGGTCTACCCCACGAAGGCTGGAAAGATTTCCGGGGATGATATCCAGATCGTTGTCAACTATCCCACGGGCCTGGGACGCTCGCGTGATCCTTTCGCCAGTTTTTTTGACGACAGTCCGTTCGGCGGAGGTTTCATGTCTTCTCCCTTCAGCAATCGGTTATCAGTCACATCTGCGAGACCTGTGGTGGCGGAGGCCACCGTTGATACCACCGAAGTCTTACCCGTACCAACGAAAGGTCGCCCTCTGGATTACCGTGGCGCGGTCGGACAGTATCAGATTGTGACCCAGGCATCACCCGTCAATGTGCATGCAGGCGATTCAATTACGCTCAATCTTGGTATCATTGGTACGGGCCCCATGGAACTGGTACAGGCTCCGCCATTATCAGAATTGCCGGAACTGAAGCAGTTCAAGGTCTCGAATCAGCCTCTGGCAGGCTATGTCCAGGATGACAGTAAGGTCTTTTCGACCACAATTCGGCCTCGCCAGGCAGGGATCACCGAGATTCCCCCGATCCCGTTCAGTTTCTTTAATCCCGAAACCGAACAGTTCGAAACCGTACACTCAGCCCCCATTGCAATCACCGTGAAGAAAGCCGAGTCACTGGCACTGGACGCCATTGTGGGAGCGAAAGGCACTCAGTCAAAAACACAGGACAAAGCGCAGAGTACAGCTGCCCTCGAGCCGAGTTTTGTCAATATTGATACACCGAGCGTACTCACTTCTCAACAACCACAAACTACCTGGAGCTGGTGGTGGCTGTCTGTGATTCTGCCTCCGGTGCTCTGGGTCGTCACCCTGGCAGCCAGGTACCGTCATTGGCTTGTCGAACGGATGCCTTCCCTGCGATCTCCCCGGCATCGCTGCCTTGCTCATATCTCATCTGCCACGGATCAATCAGCGATCGCTGATGCACTGCTGAGATACATGCAGAAACTGTTTCCTGCAAAAGAGGCCACAGGAATCGCAGACAGCTCAAGCGAGTCTGCTCCCACCATCGGGGCGATGCGTTCTGCGGGACTCTACGAACTGGCAGCAGAGGCAGAATTGTTGCTTGAGCAACTCAGCCACAGCCAGGATTCGTATGGAACCGTTGTTGACCTCGAAGAGCAAAGAGCGGCAGCCATCGATCTGGTGAACCGTCTTTCCACCTGCATGAAATCACGGTCCAAACGACAGATCCGTCGTCCCCAGGCAAACCGGGGCAGGAAATCGAAACGCGCCGGCATCGCTCATTCTTTCGTATTGCTGCTGGGACTGGCATCGATGTCAACGACAGTGATGGCCAGCGAAACCGCTGCGACTGCACCAGGGCCCGCGCCACAGGTTGTGCTCAGTCAGGAACAGCGGGAGATTCTTTTCAAAGATGCAAATGAGTCCTATCGCGAAGGACTTGCTCTGGCCAAAACAGACGTAGTCGAGGCCAAAGATGGATTCCTGAAAGCGGCAAGTAAGTATCAGATGCTGGTTGACGCGGGAATCTCGAATGCCAACCTGTATTTCAATCTGGGCAATGCCTACCTGCAATCGGATCAACTCGGTCGCGCGATTGCGAATTACGAACGTGCCCTGAAATTACAGCCGGACAATCGGCAGTTTCAGGCATACCTTAACGCAGCCGAGGCAATGGTCCAAACTGCAGATACGCCTCAGGAACTTACTGGTCCCGACAGGAATCTGCTGTTAAAATTAAAAAACGTGAATTCGATTCTGGTCAAAACGGTTGGTCCACAGGCCATAATCCTGGTCCTTGTACTATCCTCACTGACATTTTGGGGACTTGTGATCTGGCGAACCATGGGCCATCATCTGTCATTGTGGAAATTCGCCACTCTGCCCGGATTGCTGTTAACGGCCGCTCTGGTTTCGATCTACTTACAGGCAGATAATACCGCTCAGCGGGGAAATGCGGTCGTTGTTGAACAACATTTACAATTACATGCGGGAGACGGAGAGCAATTCGCCGAAGTCGCTGAATTGGATTCCGCTGAAGGTCATCGAGTACAAACCCTGGCCCACCGGGGAACGTGGACACAGATCCAAACCGGGAAAGGTCAGATCGGCTGGGTTCCCGATCAGGCACTCGAACTGCTCTGATACTTGCAGAAACGAGAATCCGTTGACCTTTCAGGACCATTCAATGAACGTCTCCCATCAGGAATCACATGAATGAAACTGGCAGCCAAACTGATTCTGATCTTCATGGCAGGGGTCCTGGGGATCGTCGCGCTGTTCTCCTGGCAAATCGTCAGGCAGCAGCGTGAGTGGTCTCAGCAATCCAATGCAGAGAGTGCTGTCGATCTGGTAAATGCCCTCAAGCCCACCATTGAACAGGCTTATCGGGACGGCGGCACGGTGCAGATTCAGCAGGCGATTGAAGTCACTAAACGAACGACTTCCGGATCTGCGATGCGGTGGATCGACCCGGAGAAACCGGGCGAAGCCCAACAGAACCTCGAAACGCCTCCCGTCAATACGGAAACACATGCGCGCAGTATTTCGCGAATTTCGATTTCAGACAGAGACGGAGAAACCAAGCAGTTCACTTATGTGCCGCTCACTCTCCCCGGAGACGTTGCCGGAACAGTCGAAGTTGCCAAGCCGCTGCAGAATTCCGAGGCGAATGTTCGCCGCTCATTTCAAGCCTCGGCACTGTTATTCATCGGTGTCACGCTCCTTTCCGGTTTTGTCATCTACTGGGGCGGCCTGAAACTCATCGCCAGTCCGTTACGAAAACTGATCAGACAGGTCGAACAGATCGGCGAGGGAGAATTCGGTCAACCTCCCGCGATTACTTCGAATGACGAGTTTGGTCAGCTGGCATTCGCAATCAGTCAGATGAGTTCCCGTCTGCAGGAACAGCGGGCAACGATTGAAGCAGAGACCCAGACGAGGCTGCAGACGCAACAGCAACTGCGCCACATCGATCGGCTGGGAACCGTCGGCACACTGGCTGCCGGTGTCGCCCATGAGTTGGGTACACCACTGAATGTGGTTTCAGGGCGTGCCGGTCTGATTTCCAGCGGACAACTCTCCTCAGCAGACGTCAGTTCCAGTGCGCAGACGATTCAGAAAGAAGCCGAGCGGATGACCGCCATCATTCGCCAACTGCTCGACTTTGCCCGCCGCACAGGCACAGAGCAGGCATCGATCAACCTCATTCAACTGGCTCGTCAGACATGCGAACTGATGCAACCACTGGCAAAGAAGGCCCATGTGAATTTAACGGTCAACGCGGATGAGAACACATCTGTGACAACAGTGGGAGATACCGGTCAACTCCAGCAGGTCATCACCAACCTCATCAGCAACGCAATCCAGTCGATCACTGACGGCGGCAAGATCGTAATCAAAGTGCATTCTGAGCAGATTCAACCGCCGGCGATTCTTGAATCTGAGCAAAATCGCTTTGCCTGCCTGGAAGTGATCGATACCGGCAAAGGGATGACCGATACTGAAACGGAACATGTATTTGAACCATTCTATACAACGAAAGATGTGGGCGAAGGCACTGGCCTGGGACTTTCGATTGCGTATGGGATTGTGCGTGAACATGGCGGGTGGATTGATGTCGCGAGTGAGAAAAATCAGGGGTCGACATTTCGTGTCTGGTTGCCCCTGGACGATCAGAAAGAGATGCCATGAACGAAAACTCTGACATTCCGCGAATTCTGGTGATCGATGATGAACAGTCAATGTGTGAACTCATCGAAACCGATTTGCGACTGCGGGGCCTGCATGTCGACTGGTTTACCGATGCCGCGCAGGCCATTTCTGCAATCGATCAAAACAACTACGATGTTGTGTTGACAGACATTCGCATGCCGGGGACAACGGGGCTGCAACTCTGTCAACAACTCACCGAATTTCGACCGGACATTCCGGTGGTCCTGATGACGGCCTTTGGGAGCCTGGAAACTGCTGTTTCTGCGATGCGGGCGGGAGCGTATGATTTCATCACCAAGCCGATTGAAATGGATCTTTTGGCAATCACGGTTCGCCGCGCCGTTGATCACCACCGGCTCACAGAACAGGTCCGGTTGTTAAAAGAGTCCCACCAGGCGATCCGTTCTTTTGGAGACATGATCGGCAACAGCCCGGCGATGCAGGCTTTGTACGACCAGCTCGAACGCGTTGCCGCTTCTGACGCGGGTGTGTTGATCATTGGAGAAAGCGGCACGGGTAAGGAACTGGTTTCAAGATGCATCCATGCACATTCACGCCGGTCGAATCATCCATTTGTAGCGATTAACTGTGCTGCGCTCTCCGAATCCCTGCTAGAGAGTGAATTGTTCGGGCACGTCAAAGGCGCATTCACGGATGCCCGCAGTGAACGCCGCGGTTTATTCCTGGAAGCAGATGGGGGCACCCTGCTGCTCGATGAAATGGGCGAAATGCCCATGTCGATGCAGGTCAAACTGTTGCGAACGCTGGAAGAACGCGTGGTGCGACCTGTGGGGTCGGACAGGGAAACACCGTTCGATGTGCGTGTGATCTGCGCTACCAATCGCGATCTCGAAGCGGCGGTGGCCGACGGAATATTCCGGGAAGATCTGTACTATCGCATTAACGTGATCGGATTGCATTTACCGCCGCTGCGCTCGCGGGGGACCGACATTTTACGTCTGGCAGAGCACTTTCTGAACCAGTTCTCGACAGCCGAAAACAAACACGTCACGGAGCTGGCAGAGGGCGTGGCAGAGAAGTTGCTCAAGTATCACTGGCCCGGTAATATTCGCGAATTACGAAACGTGATGGAACGCGCCGTCGCATTAACACGTCACGATAAGATAACCGTCGCCGACCTGCCCGAAAAGATCACGAACTATCAGAGCAATCAGATCCTGATTGAAGGTCTCGATCCTGCTGAACTCGTCTCGTTGGAAGAACTCGAACGCCGCTACATCACCCATGTGCTCGAAGCCACCGGCGGCAACCAGACCCAGGCGGCCCGCATCCTCGGCCTCGATCGAAAAACCATCTATCGCAAACTCAAACAAACTGATATCGAATAAGGTCGCCCTGTTTTCTTTCACAGAGCATAACCCATAGATACAGATTCGGTTTCACGTAGCATCTTCGAGTTCATCTAAGTGTTTTACTTTGTGAGAGGCTAGATTCATCTGTGGAAGATCTGAACCCCAAATATCTGAGTAAGCAATATCATCCAAGCCCAGCAGGCACGATTGCCGGGAAACTTCAAAGACCTGCAACTGGTGTGTACTATCCACGTCGTCTTACCAGGATGTCCATTGATCAGAATGAAAGCAGTTCCTGATCCTCCTCGAAAGAAGCAAAGAACTGATCTGTGTCCTCATTCCAGTCCGGCAACTTTCGCATGCCGGGCTCAAGCGTGGCTTCCATTACTCCCTGATCGGTATGCTCATAGCCCAGCAGATACCCCAGTTCATGCCGAATCACCGTCCAGAGATCGATCAAACCCTCAGCCACCGCGTTTCCGCTAAAGTCACTGGCAAGAGGCACTGTCAACAGCGTTCGATCTTCCAGCACCTCAACTGTAGAAACCCGATTGCAGCAGGCTGTTTGCCAGAGGCGACGGAGAGCCCGGCGATCGCGGGATCGAATCACGCGACGTTTCCGAAAACGGGAAGTGTGTGTATTGAGCCAGTTCGTAAGCAGCATCCTGCTAACTCCTCAGAAGTATTTGATTCAGCCTTAATATGGTGCTGATGGAAAAACTGCCCTTGTACCTTTTGTGCCAGAGCACAATAGAAAACAATGGGGCTCAGAACAGCCTGAATTTTCCAGGGAGTGGATGTGAACGTGTACGTGAAAGTAGACGCAAACACGGAGACAGGTCGTACAGCAAGTTGAGTAGCAACATTCGATCTTATCCTTAACTCATTCACAATTTCATTTTTGTTTTGAAACTGTGGGCGGGTAAATTAATTGAAGGATGGATGCAGCACTTTGCTTTTGAAAGAGTTGACCTTCAGAAAGGAATTAAATGGATTGATCACCAGTGTTTAGCAGGCCTGCTGGTACATAGACTGATCTATTTTGTATCTAAACAAGCATCCTGATTTCCAGCATAAATCGAATCCTGGAAACGATTTTGCCTGATCGTACAAATCATATGATCAGGGAGGGATTTTACTCGAAACCCATCCCACACCAGGGCACTTCACTTCATCAGTCTGGAACCATCACGGAAACCCGGTATTAACCAGTCCGATAACTTGTCCGACTGTGTCCGATTCAGCAAATCCCAAAAGCGAACGTCCCGCCGGCCGCCTCAACTCAAGTGTCGAATCCAACGGGATATACTGAGATTATTTTCAGTGTAATAATCATCCTCAGGAGGTGTTGCGATAACTGCCACATTACTCTTGAACCCACTTGTGGTCTTCGTCGAATTGCCCTCCGTGTGCTTCTTCAAAACACTTGACGCAGCAACAGCGGAGTTCTCGTGCCCATTCCCCCGGTTGATCAGGCAGAGGCTCAACGCCCGCCATCAAACCATGCGCTTGCGCAAACTCACTGGAGACATGAAACTCCCACGCAAGCACTCCGTCGTATACATACAGCAGATCCACAATTTCGACGTGCGGATCGCTAGCGTCTACACCAAGATCGGGGGAGATCATCAGCCCTGATTGCGGCCCGTGAACTTTGCAAACAACTATCATTCCTTTCCTTTCAGCAAATTCAGCAAGAACCGTAGCTGTTGCGGGTAGAAAAAGGTGTCAGCGACTGTCTTGAAGTATGTCAAGCAGAGTAAAGATTTTGCTCCCATGTCTGATTATTTTTCACCATGGAATTCAGGCCCCGCTAATATCGTCGATCTCAAATGGTGTTATCAATTCCTCGACGGTCGTTGCAAGCTCCAGGTCTAAATCCGCACTGTAGCTCTCGTCATAAAATACGAGACGCTGACTGGCTGGAACCAGCCTTCGATACCAGACTGCGAAGCGTGCGCAATCCAGGATGTTGCCGTCCAGTACGACTGTGTTTCCAGACAGATCTAAACTGCCTTCGACGGAATCAGCCAGCCTCCATTCCAACGAATGAGCGCCTGTCGTCCCCTCCGTCACGATAGCTTCAGGAAATCTACTTTTGATTTCCGTTACAAATTCACCGGCATCAACCGTCCAGTCAGTTTCCGCCACTGGTGATATGAATATTTTCATTCTTGATCCTTATAGAGAGACATTTACGGCCCCAGGGACGAATTAAAAAGGGGGCAGGACTGTTAGTGATATCAAAGAACCCTGCCCCCCTTTTAGAAATGTCAGAAAACAGAAACCGGTGAACAGCAGCAGATTATAGGTGATTCGTTTTCAAATAAATTCAGACATGAATCATGTAA contains:
- a CDS encoding BatD family protein, which translates into the protein MFDSNNYLQSILAVIILGMAGSAASAGDVSMSVSSREAYVGSPIQMQISINNASDYEQPDLPQIDGVEVRSAGAPSQSSQVTVINGRRTESRSVVLRYLITPRRAGTFEIPALTFKVDGKNVKTEPLRFVATKSETGDLLFVELAGKKDKVFVGQPLEMTLRIYIKAYRDQDHELTLSEGDMWNMISEHTTWGSFQKRIEEMANNRQRPGGKEVLRKNAQGEERAYYMYEIDAQVYPTKAGKISGDDIQIVVNYPTGLGRSRDPFASFFDDSPFGGGFMSSPFSNRLSVTSARPVVAEATVDTTEVLPVPTKGRPLDYRGAVGQYQIVTQASPVNVHAGDSITLNLGIIGTGPMELVQAPPLSELPELKQFKVSNQPLAGYVQDDSKVFSTTIRPRQAGITEIPPIPFSFFNPETEQFETVHSAPIAITVKKAESLALDAIVGAKGTQSKTQDKAQSTAALEPSFVNIDTPSVLTSQQPQTTWSWWWLSVILPPVLWVVTLAARYRHWLVERMPSLRSPRHRCLAHISSATDQSAIADALLRYMQKLFPAKEATGIADSSSESAPTIGAMRSAGLYELAAEAELLLEQLSHSQDSYGTVVDLEEQRAAAIDLVNRLSTCMKSRSKRQIRRPQANRGRKSKRAGIAHSFVLLLGLASMSTTVMASETAATAPGPAPQVVLSQEQREILFKDANESYREGLALAKTDVVEAKDGFLKAASKYQMLVDAGISNANLYFNLGNAYLQSDQLGRAIANYERALKLQPDNRQFQAYLNAAEAMVQTADTPQELTGPDRNLLLKLKNVNSILVKTVGPQAIILVLVLSSLTFWGLVIWRTMGHHLSLWKFATLPGLLLTAALVSIYLQADNTAQRGNAVVVEQHLQLHAGDGEQFAEVAELDSAEGHRVQTLAHRGTWTQIQTGKGQIGWVPDQALELL
- a CDS encoding sensor histidine kinase, whose protein sequence is MKLAAKLILIFMAGVLGIVALFSWQIVRQQREWSQQSNAESAVDLVNALKPTIEQAYRDGGTVQIQQAIEVTKRTTSGSAMRWIDPEKPGEAQQNLETPPVNTETHARSISRISISDRDGETKQFTYVPLTLPGDVAGTVEVAKPLQNSEANVRRSFQASALLFIGVTLLSGFVIYWGGLKLIASPLRKLIRQVEQIGEGEFGQPPAITSNDEFGQLAFAISQMSSRLQEQRATIEAETQTRLQTQQQLRHIDRLGTVGTLAAGVAHELGTPLNVVSGRAGLISSGQLSSADVSSSAQTIQKEAERMTAIIRQLLDFARRTGTEQASINLIQLARQTCELMQPLAKKAHVNLTVNADENTSVTTVGDTGQLQQVITNLISNAIQSITDGGKIVIKVHSEQIQPPAILESEQNRFACLEVIDTGKGMTDTETEHVFEPFYTTKDVGEGTGLGLSIAYGIVREHGGWIDVASEKNQGSTFRVWLPLDDQKEMP
- a CDS encoding sigma-54-dependent transcriptional regulator, whose product is MNENSDIPRILVIDDEQSMCELIETDLRLRGLHVDWFTDAAQAISAIDQNNYDVVLTDIRMPGTTGLQLCQQLTEFRPDIPVVLMTAFGSLETAVSAMRAGAYDFITKPIEMDLLAITVRRAVDHHRLTEQVRLLKESHQAIRSFGDMIGNSPAMQALYDQLERVAASDAGVLIIGESGTGKELVSRCIHAHSRRSNHPFVAINCAALSESLLESELFGHVKGAFTDARSERRGLFLEADGGTLLLDEMGEMPMSMQVKLLRTLEERVVRPVGSDRETPFDVRVICATNRDLEAAVADGIFREDLYYRINVIGLHLPPLRSRGTDILRLAEHFLNQFSTAENKHVTELAEGVAEKLLKYHWPGNIRELRNVMERAVALTRHDKITVADLPEKITNYQSNQILIEGLDPAELVSLEELERRYITHVLEATGGNQTQAARILGLDRKTIYRKLKQTDIE
- a CDS encoding VWA domain-containing protein, with protein sequence MDIQFGNPTNIILLFVAAGSLLLAGYAVVAKYRVARQFASADMTDRLCLTPRLQKHWISSILIVSSLCLLAIALCDIRWGKAEREVPQKGIEVMFLLDVSRSMLAEDVSPSRLDRAKQQIKDMVDEMSGDRVGLVVFAGETRQSVPLTSHYEDFKQTLDTVGPHTVRRGGSLLGDAIRAATSGFINKTNDHKAIVVFTDGEDQESKPLEAAQEAFTKQGIRIFTVGLGDMDQGARIPETEQGNQKFVEYEGQQVWSKMNGTILRQIATDSNGAYIPAGTKRVDMAAVYHNYVSNIEQTEFETATISSYTPRFQWFALPACLLLLLEVLISTARRTVKSSTSMPTPDKQKNSKMKNSSVPKSAVAALLVVVTLLMSTGRLSAAETGVPAEQLSAKQINRANQLVREGEFAKALEQYQQIEPTPHDQAELNYNEAVTLYRQGNTEQAAEMFTSVAGDADTSIAARARYNLGNCHYATGLKLAKQDKPAAIEQLKTAIEHYRGALRGNPDHTDARANIELAAQLIKDLQEQQKKEEQQQQDQQQDQQQDQQQDQQKDQQKDQQKDQQKDQQKDQKKQNDNQEQKSGEQQKQDQQSEQNQKPSEQSEQQKSDSEQQQQQQQQQQQQQQQQGSKGESQEKSSEPQPGEEQNQSEKSGSENQQRQPQSQPSKGAEQTPQTPEPGKPEDETDQDKQPLPSGELTADQAPPPDENSKSEYAIADPNAKPGLMNKEEALKLLQSVRDRNMLRRFRQQQLEKSRQIHVDRNW